TTCTGTTTCAGAAGCGTACATTGTGGGATTAAAGGCGGTTACTCCGTATTGAGCAAGATCCTTTGACATTTGAAGAATGCCCTCTGTTGTACAGGTATCTGTTCCATTTCCCTTAAAGCCATGAATATGTGTATCTATAAAGCCGGGCATTATGTAATTACCCTTAGCGTCAATAAGTTTCACTTCAGGGCCGAAGTTCATTTTATTGAAACGTTCTTCACTAAAAGTATCCTTGATTTTAGAATCCTCTATCAGAACTGCAGAACGCTGGGTGTTGCTTGTGAGTCCTGAAAGAACTATTCCGTTATGAATACAAATTGTCATCTTTACACCTCCTATTCAAGTTCTCCTTCGTAGTAGCGGTAATCAAGCTGATGTAAAAGTTTTTTATGATATTCAAGTCTCTGTTTAAAATCTTCAAAATCTTTTTTTTCTTCCGGAAGCCAGAGTGTTTCTGCAGCAGCACAGAATCTTGGGAAAAGCAGGTATTCTGCGTTTCGTGAGTGTGGAAGTTTTTCAGTCCAGAGTGTACATTCTCCACCTAAAATCAATTTGCGCTGTTCTGGATTTTCAAGTTTTAATTCTTTTCCTGCAGGAGAGAAGGTGTAGGTTTTTTTTGTAGTAGTTACTCCAAGTCTTCCTGGTTCTTCAAACGAATCTTTATTTTTTAGATTCAGATAGAAACGCTGTGTTGGGGACATTATTACTTTATGATTGAGAGAGGCTGCTTTTATACCTCCTTCTGTTCCTCTCCAGCTTTGAACGATAACATTGTCAGGGAGTTTATTGTGCTTGTTATTATCAAGTACTTCATCCCAGCCGATAGGAACCTTTCCAAGTTTTGCTACCATTGAGGCTATTTTAGTAGTGCCCCAGGCTTGAAGTTGAGCAGCAGAATCTAAACCTTCTGTTTTCATTCGAGCCTGACATTTTGGACATATTTCCCAACGTTCATGAGGACATTCATCTCCACCAATATGAATATAATCAGAAGGAAATAGTTCTGTAATCTTTTTAAGGGCTACTTCATAAATAGTAAAAATATTATCATTTCCCAGACAGAGAACATCAGGAAAAATACCCCATCTGTTTTCTACCTGATAAGGTCCGCCAGTACAACCATATTCCGGATAAGCTGCAAGAAGGGCAGAAGAGTGTCCCGGGAACTCAACTTCAGGAATAATCTGAATGCAGCGTTCCTGTGCATAACGGATGATTTCTTTTATTTCTTCATCTGTGTACCAGCGGCGGATAAGTTTTTCTTCATCATAAAAACCATCCTCTGAAGCTGGCATTGTGTAATCCTGTCTTTTTGATCCGATTTCTGTAAGGCGAGGGTAGCCAGGAACTTCAAAACGCCACCCCTGGTCATCTGTAAGATGCCAGTGGAATATGTTGAGTTTATGCAAAGCGCAGGCATCAAGCATTTTCTTTATAAATGCTGTTGAGTAGAAGGAACGGCTTGTATCAAGTAAAAAGCCTCTCCAGCTGTGTACAGGCTGATCAGTAATATTCAGCTCGGGAAGTTCGTTATCTGTTCCAGAAAGAAGCTGAGCTGCACTGATACATCCATAGAAGATTCCATTCAGGCTTTCTGCCTTTATTCTGATTCCATCATCAGAAAGCGTAAGATTGTAGCCTTCATTTATTTCCTGTTTTTTATCTTGTGGTTGAAGTTCTATAAAAACAGATATTCCTTTATCTGATGTTTTTATTCCAGCAACTTCGAATGCTGTCACTGCTGTTTTGTATAAATCAGCCTTAGAGTCTGTATTTATACATATAGAAACTGATTTTGTGCGGATATTTATAATTTTATTCCCGGTTTCAATTGAAAGCGGTTTTGGAATGATTGTTATTCTGTTGTCCATAGCTCGAATTATAAATCAACTTTTTATGTAAGTACAGAGAAAAAACAAACAAAACGCTAAAAAATGGTGGAAATTCCCTAAAATTCAATAAAATTAACAAAAAATTTGATTGACAATACTGAATAACCGGGTTTAGGATGTAGGTAAGTACAAAGGTTGTACAATAACCTATGACCAATTGGAGGAACCCTATGAAAAAAATGGTAACAGCCGTAATGGTAGCGGCAGCAGTGCTTGGCTCTGTTTATGCGCTGGGCGACAAAAAAACTAAGCAGACAGTTATTACTGTTTTGGATTATCAGGATGCAACAGCTCCAAACTCATTTGAGGATAACAAGCTGATTTGGGAAGCATTCGAAGCTGCACATCCGGATATTAAGATTGAACGTGAGGTACTTTTCAACGAACCTTTCCATCAGAAAACTGCAGCCTATGCAGCTTCAGGAAAAATGCCAGATGTATTCTATATGTGGCCAGCTGGACGTTCATCTGCTATTCATGAAAAGAAACTTGCAAAGGACCTTACTCCATTTATGAAGAAGGATGGAATTTATAATGATTACAGCAAAGCTTGTGTTGATCCTGCAGCTCAGGCATCTGGTTATGTTGCAGAAATTCCATTTGGACTTACAGTAAGCCACATGCTTTATGTAAATAAGGCAGTTCTTGAAGATTGTGGCCTTTCTATTCCAAAGACATATGATGAACTTAAGGCTCAGGTTCCTGTTCTTAAGGCAAAGGGATATGAAACAATTCTTATGGCTAACATGGATGACTGGGTAATGCAGTCTTGTCTCTTCTCTGCCGTTGCAGGACGTTTCGGTGGTGCAGACTGGGCAGATAAGATTAAAGCAGGAAAGGCTAAGTTCACAGACAAATCATTCCTTGATGCAGTAAAATTCATTAAGACACTTTATGATGATGGCGTTCTTTCACAGAAGACTCTTGCAACATCTTATGGTGATGTAGTTGGTCAGTTTGCTTCTAAGAAGGGTGCTTATCTTATT
The Treponema bryantii DNA segment above includes these coding regions:
- a CDS encoding beta-N-acetylhexosaminidase — translated: MDNRITIIPKPLSIETGNKIINIRTKSVSICINTDSKADLYKTAVTAFEVAGIKTSDKGISVFIELQPQDKKQEINEGYNLTLSDDGIRIKAESLNGIFYGCISAAQLLSGTDNELPELNITDQPVHSWRGFLLDTSRSFYSTAFIKKMLDACALHKLNIFHWHLTDDQGWRFEVPGYPRLTEIGSKRQDYTMPASEDGFYDEEKLIRRWYTDEEIKEIIRYAQERCIQIIPEVEFPGHSSALLAAYPEYGCTGGPYQVENRWGIFPDVLCLGNDNIFTIYEVALKKITELFPSDYIHIGGDECPHERWEICPKCQARMKTEGLDSAAQLQAWGTTKIASMVAKLGKVPIGWDEVLDNNKHNKLPDNVIVQSWRGTEGGIKAASLNHKVIMSPTQRFYLNLKNKDSFEEPGRLGVTTTKKTYTFSPAGKELKLENPEQRKLILGGECTLWTEKLPHSRNAEYLLFPRFCAAAETLWLPEEKKDFEDFKQRLEYHKKLLHQLDYRYYEGELE
- a CDS encoding ABC transporter substrate-binding protein — its product is MKKMVTAVMVAAAVLGSVYALGDKKTKQTVITVLDYQDATAPNSFEDNKLIWEAFEAAHPDIKIEREVLFNEPFHQKTAAYAASGKMPDVFYMWPAGRSSAIHEKKLAKDLTPFMKKDGIYNDYSKACVDPAAQASGYVAEIPFGLTVSHMLYVNKAVLEDCGLSIPKTYDELKAQVPVLKAKGYETILMANMDDWVMQSCLFSAVAGRFGGADWADKIKAGKAKFTDKSFLDAVKFIKTLYDDGVLSQKTLATSYGDVVGQFASKKGAYLIDGDWRVGAFLTDTSTGKALIPPADQKKNIELINFPEIPGEKIHGSNSSTLGVGYGMSSKLKKGSKEEKAAWELIKWLSGPYVQQRRLDTGASFPSLNSGIKYDNIEPLSQKRAQFYTAQTISTPVFDSVFEGDVPSVLNADLQALGLGKKTPEQVCKDVQAAWDASK